CCGTCATCAGGGCCTGGAAGGGCGAGATGTCGCCGGCACCCCTGGAGGGACGGACCGAGAGGGCGAGGGCTTCCGGCAGCTTGCGCCAGGGAACGAAACGGAGCCCGATGGTGAGGAAAACGCCTGTCGCGGCCAATGCAATCAGCATCGGCCAGCCCCACAGATACCCGTTCAGCGTATTGATGAAATCGTTCACCGCCTGCATCGCCCCGTCCCCTGTCTTGAGCCGCCCCCCGGGGCGTGACATGGAGCGAGCCTAGCAAAGAAAAGGCAGCACGCACCTCAAAAAATCGGCACGGACTTTGACGGATCAATCCGCTTCGGCACGATCAGTTCGTCAGCAGGTCTGTCGTCATCTTCGGGGGGAGGGGCACGGAGGTCTCTTCTTCACCCAGTTCGACTTCCTGGATTTTTTCCCCGCGCCGGGTAATCGAGTCGGTCGATTTCCTGATCTCGCCGATGTCCTTCTCGGCCTGCTCGAAATGCCGCTGCAGATTGCCGACACGGCCGTCGAGTCTCGTGACGTCCTGCATCAGCAGTCCGACATATTTCTGGATGACGCCCGCCTGCTTGCGCATCTCCACATCCTTCAGCACCGCCCGCACCGTGTTGAGCGTCGCCATCAGCGTCGTCGGAGAGACGATCCAGACACGCGCCTGATAGGAGCGGTTCACGACATCGCCGAAATTCGCGTGCAACTCGGCATAGACGGCTTCCGACGGCAGGAACATCAACGCCGACTCCGCCGTCTCGCCGGGCACGATGTATTTTTCGGCGATGGCATTCACATGCTTTGTGAGGTCGCTGCGGAACTGGCGCTGCGCGATGGTGCGTTCGGCATCGTCCTTCGCATTGCGCAGCATGTGATAGGCATCGAGCGGAAATTTCGCGTCGATGGCGATGGAGCCGGGCGGGTTCGGCAGGTGGATGACGCAGTCGGCCCGCGTGCCGTTGGAAAGCGTGGTCTGGAATCCATAGGCCGATGGCGGCAGCGCGTTGCAGACGATGTCGTTCAACTGCACCTCGCCGAAGGCACCGCGCGCCTGCCTGTTCGCGAGGATGTCCTGAAGGCCGACCACCTGCGTCGAAAGATCGGTGATGTTCTTCTGTGCCTCGTCGATCACGCTCAGCCGCGTCGTCAGCGTGCCCAGCGTCTCCGCCGTCTTCTGCGCGGTCGCCTCGAGGCTTTGGCCCATGCGGAGGCTCACCTGCTCCAGCCGGTCGTTCAGCGTCGTGGTGAGTTCGACCCGTGTTTGCGCCTGCGTCTCGGCCATGGCCGCAATCCGGCCCATGAGTTCCGTCTGCTGCCGGGCAAGCGCCGTGACGGCATCTTCCGCGCCGTTCCGCCGGCTCTTGAGAAAGAGGCCCAGGGCGGCGCCAAGGCCGGCCGCGAGCAGCGCGACGAGGGCAATTATCAGGCTTTCACTC
Above is a window of Parvibaculum lavamentivorans DS-1 DNA encoding:
- a CDS encoding DNA recombination protein RmuC; protein product: MSESLIIALVALLAAGLGAALGLFLKSRRNGAEDAVTALARQQTELMGRIAAMAETQAQTRVELTTTLNDRLEQVSLRMGQSLEATAQKTAETLGTLTTRLSVIDEAQKNITDLSTQVVGLQDILANRQARGAFGEVQLNDIVCNALPPSAYGFQTTLSNGTRADCVIHLPNPPGSIAIDAKFPLDAYHMLRNAKDDAERTIAQRQFRSDLTKHVNAIAEKYIVPGETAESALMFLPSEAVYAELHANFGDVVNRSYQARVWIVSPTTLMATLNTVRAVLKDVEMRKQAGVIQKYVGLLMQDVTRLDGRVGNLQRHFEQAEKDIGEIRKSTDSITRRGEKIQEVELGEEETSVPLPPKMTTDLLTN